The genomic stretch TAAGAACTGCTGGTGGTGTATTATCCCGTTAGAAAGAGATCTGTAGGGTTTTGTAGTAGGGCTCGTCTTGCGGTTATGGCATTAAATTCATGGCACCTATTCTTATTCTTTCGTGTATGTGTGATTACTACAACCTGAGTTCATGTTTATGAGTGAGCAATGGAGTTTATCGTTGACCCTTTGAGTACAGGGCATAGGAGTGAAGCATTTCCTTGCTAGTCCTGAACCTGAATTATACTGGAAGCGTGCTGGGGTTTGAGCTGACAGCATTTTAGCTTACCGTGAGATACATTAGCTCGTGATGAGAATTGTAGCAAAATTTTCTTCCTTCCACAGCAAGGTTATAATCTGAACTGTTTAGACACTTGCTAATATGATTATAAACCCATAAAACATGGCCTTCCACAGTTGTTGACTCCAGTACCGACCAATTACAGCTTAGCATACAGCACTAACTTCTATTTTCGTATGGCACTTCAGTATATTCATGAATTACTACTATCTCTATATGTATGGCAAAAGGTACATGAGAAATCCTTTGTTTGAAATTTGTAGCGTAGGCTGCCTCGGTGGGTACCTTCCATGAAGCAAATGAAGCTACCTAGCATACAGCTCAAAGTTCAGTAGACTGTTGGGATCAACATTTCAGTCATCTGTGCTTTTCCTAACATGATGGCTAGTGGTAATTTCCAGTTAAAAAGATAGTGACTCATTATTGAGCTACAGATGGTTGTCCATAATGACTGTTAGTGCCCTTTTGTCGTAAGAACTAGGCTGGAAATTGATAGATCAAAGTTATTGATGGAGCAAGCTTGCTGTGATGATGTACATGAGCATGTCATAAATGTAGCACATGGGGAAACTGCATCAACATCCACCAGTCATCAAGATATGTACAGCGACTCAGATGAACCACATCAGGAAGATAGGCCTTCAATAAGCACACGAACCCCATCATCACAGTCTTCTCCATCGACATCGCCAACGTATAGCTCCAGAAATTTATCCTTTCCTAGAAGAGATAGTATATATGGTCATGGAAGAAGTCCTTGGAACTCTGGTTTATGGATCTCGTTTGAAATTGTCATGTACATAGCTCAGGTTGTAGCTGCTATTGTCATCCTCATCTTTTCAAGACATGAGCATCCCCATGCTCCATTGTTCGCATGGATAGTTGGATATACGGTTGGCTGCATTGCTTGTGTTCCTCTTATTTATTGGCGCTATGTTCATCGAAACAGACCTTTGGACCAAGAACCTCAGCAGCCACCCACAACATATCCTACTTTGACTCCTTCTCAGTCATCTGAAGGACGCACTCATCGTACCAGTGGTATTATCTTGCATCTTGGATGTACCACAATTACCTGCCCCAGGTAAAATTTTGTCCATACCACTTTCCAGTTTGAATTCCTGAGCTTACAAGGTTTTCAATGCTTTCACGCAGTCTTATGTGTTGTAAATATTACTATTTATAACAAGAGTTATCAGAAACCTGGCAGATTCAGTGAACAGATTGTAAGTTTAATTGGATTGATTGTTATCGCCAGGGTGTCTAAGAATTTAGTTATTTTAGTAACATGTTAGTTGTTTAAGGGAAAAAATTGAAGAGAGTAGATTGCACCATTAATCATCAAGACTTAACTTGATGATACAGAAAGATCATTGTGACCTGTTATTTTGTCATAATAGCTGTGAGTGCGTACTAAGATGCATGTCCCATGTGGATGACACGTTAAGTGTAGCATCTCAGTCGTCAAAACTACCTGATGGCCTCATCCAAAGCATCAATCCAAGTCCGATGACTAAAATGCTTAGTTATATGGTTCTGTGGGCTCTGGCCTATCTGAACCACTGGGGCAACTCTGATGGCCTGCATTGCAACCAATTAAACGATGAAAAAACCACAACAGCAGAAAGTTTAGAAATCAGCAAATTAATTTCTCGGTTTCTGTAGATGTTTATTTGGTTTATGAGGTAGCATTATCTAATTGTCTGCAGGGACATTATCTTATTTAAACCAGTGTGGGGTTGTATGGTTAGTTTTAATATGCCTTTCTCTAGATACTCTGATTTTTCAGTAGGCCTGCTCCTTTGCTTTGCTTGAGTTTGTCCAACAAGTTAAACTAAATAATATTGATGTGTTTTGTTAAACAGGACAAAGACATACATTTAGACCTGAGTTTCAATTAAGTGTACCAATTTTAGTGTGCCACAGAGAAtaacttcaaatttgagaaaTAAACAATAAATTTCAACAAATTCATCTTGTTTTGAGTTTTGTTGTTTTTAATAATGTAGTAAGTACCACAGAAAGGATTCTACACACAATAATATATTCTTGAGTCAAGTTTTGGCACCTGCTCACATCTTATGGAACAATTTAAGACTTGCCTGTGTTTATTGACCTATAAACTTGGAAATTTGTACTGTAGCATTTAGCATGGACTATTGTCACTACCACCTTCTCCTGTAATACCATGATGTATTGCAGCAGAAAAAGTTTTTCCACTTTTGGTGCCTCATTAGCTTTGCAGATGAATGATCCCATCTTGTGTTTTATTAGAAGCATGTGAGTGGATTATGACATGTATTGCTCACCTGAAAATTGAACCTTTGGTAGTTTCAGTACTCCAGTGTCTTCAAAGTTGGCTAGTAGCTTCCTTAACACCCGATATATTAGTTGTATGTTAAATTGAAATGAATATTgttgtctgaactctgaagggaTTATGCATTTATGCATCACAGGCTTAGCGTACTGGCTTATCATTTCAAGACAGCCGTAGACTGTTTCTTTGCTGTATGGTTTGTTGTTGGCAATGTGTGGATTTTTGGTGGGCGCAGTATTTCATCCGATGCTCAGGACGCTCCCAATATGTACAGGTACCTGCATTTCTCTCTGTTTCTTTCATGGTCTGTTGAACTCAAACCTGACTTTGCTCCTCTCTTTAGGCTATGTTTGGCATTCCTTGCACTTAGCTGTGTTGGGTATGCCATTCCTTTTATCATGTGTGCAGCAATTTGCTGCTGCTTTCCATGCTTGATATCTGTTTTGCGCCTTCAAGAAGATTTGGGTCAAAGTAGAGGAGCCACTCAAGAGCTAATAAATGCATTGCCAACCTACAAATTCAAGCCAAAACGAAACAAAAACTGGGGAATGGACCATGCTTCAAGCTCGGAGAATCTTGATGAGGGTGGCATACTGGGCCCAGGAACTAAGAAGGAAAGAGTTGTTTCAGCTGAAGATGCTGTGAGTATATTTCTCATCCTTTTCCTGTCTTGCAGTATCCTACTTGTAGTTGAAGGTTTTGCTTTAATGATGTTCTTTCTATGTGTGAGTTGTTAACATCTCTATTTCATACAAATGAAGCATATATGCTTGTGATGCTGTTTGCCGACATGTTCTCTAGGGATGCTTGGATATTTACTATTATTCTCATGTAAAAAAGAAACGCAGCTCTCTTAGGTGCTCTAGGTGAATAATGTTCCTGATCTCTGAGTAAGACCTTGAACTAGTCTGTCATTGTAGTATTCTGATATACCTGTATACTACTCCGTTCACTTTACAATATAGGTTCTTTTTTTACTCATGAGTCTGTAACAGTAGAAGTTCATTGGTATTTACATGCACTACCTCTAGAGAAATGCAAGATTAAGCGATTCTTACATGCCATACCATAGCAGCTACTGCCATTCCTCATTATTTTTTTCTGATTTAGTGGCATCTGGTCTGTGCACATGACAATTATTGACTAAACAGGAGTATTGTAGTTATGTGCTCATGCATGCTTGCATGTTTCAACTATGTTTCGAAGCGTTGACATTTTTCAACAACTGGGCACTCTCTTAGATCAGTCCAtgttttattctttattctctACTCGATCATTATTTGTTAGTAAGCTGCCTCATAACGGATTGTCACAAGCAACTGGATACCAAGTTGACCAAATATCCATGCCATTTCTATTTCCATTATTCAGTCACATAGTTTCTTCTTTCTCACAGTATGATAACTGTAAAGTCTATTGATATTGATGCAGGTGTGCTGCATCTGTCTTACCAAgtatggtgatgatgatgagctccgTGAGCTTCCTTGCACACACTTCTTTCATGTGCAGTGCGTTGATAAATGGCTCAAGATAAACGCAGTATGCCCACTCTGCAAGACAGAGATTGGGGGTGTGGTTCG from Setaria italica strain Yugu1 chromosome II, Setaria_italica_v2.0, whole genome shotgun sequence encodes the following:
- the LOC101782496 gene encoding uncharacterized protein LOC101782496, translating into MTDTLFVPGSEASHALLARAHQVHRPTLSLLPAQARSHRQTGSTSPIVHGPGPGSGSLDTHHSLHWRRDEARKWAGSLSRKGPLLCRAASPSSPPLVARPAPLRPPPAREESASVRCRIGRRISAIRPLDQEPQQPPTTYPTLTPSQSSEGRTHRTSGIILHLGCTTITCPRLSVLAYHFKTAVDCFFAVWFVVGNVWIFGGRSISSDAQDAPNMYRLCLAFLALSCVGYAIPFIMCAAICCCFPCLISVLRLQEDLGQSRGATQELINALPTYKFKPKRNKNWGMDHASSSENLDEGGILGPGTKKERVVSAEDAVCCICLTKYGDDDELRELPCTHFFHVQCVDKWLKINAVCPLCKTEIGGVVRSFFGLPFGRRRVDRMAGRGVASSRFNV